The following coding sequences lie in one Capnocytophaga stomatis genomic window:
- a CDS encoding DEAD/DEAH box helicase, whose protein sequence is MNSFKQLGLNEPIIKAIDDMGFENPSEIQQKAIPSLLSEDTDMVALAQTGTGKTAAFGFPLLQKINADSRETQGLILSPTRELCLQIASELKLYSKYIPKINVVAIYGGASIEEQARSVKKGAQIIVATPGRMQDMIRRNFVDISNIDFCVLDEADEMLNMGFYEDITSILSHTPETKNTWLFSATMPNEVAKIARQFMHKPLEITVGTRNQASNSVRHEFYMVNGRHRYEALKRLADANPDIFSVVFCRTKKDTQSVAEKLIEDGYNAAALHGDLSQNQRDLVMKAFRAKQIQMLIATDVAARGIDVDDITHVIHYQLPDEIETYTHRSGRTGRAGKSGVSMVIIPKSEVKKIKAIEKIIQQPFELKKLPSGIEICEIQLYHLANNIKNVTVDQAIEDYLPAINDVLQGVDREELIKKMVAVEFNRFFNYYKNSKDLNSSEEKDSSSNNNEVRFFINVGERDGYDWKTLKDFLKATLDLGKDDVFKVDVKNSFSFFNTEAENTDLVMNTFNDFQMDGRFINVEISSKQEGKERNRKGQREKSRDSKNRKRNGKSRSSFEKQSPKGKREQKTSQAFEKAFNKRKRRK, encoded by the coding sequence ATGAATTCATTTAAACAATTGGGGCTTAATGAGCCTATAATCAAAGCCATAGATGATATGGGCTTTGAAAACCCTTCTGAAATACAACAAAAAGCAATCCCTTCGCTACTTTCTGAAGACACTGATATGGTTGCTTTGGCACAAACAGGAACAGGAAAAACAGCAGCATTTGGTTTCCCTCTTTTACAAAAAATAAATGCTGATAGCCGTGAAACACAAGGACTTATCCTTTCTCCCACTCGCGAATTATGTCTGCAAATAGCTTCAGAATTAAAACTTTACTCAAAGTATATTCCAAAAATAAATGTAGTTGCAATCTACGGTGGGGCAAGTATTGAGGAACAAGCTCGTAGCGTAAAAAAAGGAGCTCAAATTATCGTTGCTACTCCCGGGCGTATGCAGGATATGATTCGCAGAAATTTTGTAGATATCTCAAACATAGACTTTTGCGTACTGGATGAAGCTGACGAAATGCTCAATATGGGCTTCTATGAGGATATTACATCAATTTTATCACATACTCCGGAAACAAAAAATACGTGGCTTTTTTCGGCAACAATGCCTAATGAAGTAGCAAAAATTGCTCGTCAATTTATGCATAAACCTTTGGAAATCACAGTAGGAACAAGAAATCAGGCTTCCAACAGTGTACGTCACGAGTTTTATATGGTCAATGGACGACACAGATACGAAGCTCTGAAACGATTGGCTGATGCAAATCCTGATATCTTTTCTGTGGTTTTTTGCAGAACAAAGAAAGATACTCAATCTGTTGCAGAAAAATTAATCGAAGATGGTTACAACGCAGCCGCATTACACGGTGATTTAAGTCAAAACCAACGCGATTTGGTAATGAAAGCCTTCCGTGCCAAGCAAATACAAATGTTAATTGCCACAGATGTTGCGGCACGAGGAATTGACGTTGATGATATTACTCACGTTATTCACTATCAACTTCCTGATGAAATAGAAACATATACTCACCGAAGCGGACGCACCGGAAGAGCCGGAAAATCAGGAGTTTCGATGGTTATCATACCTAAAAGTGAGGTTAAAAAAATCAAAGCCATTGAGAAAATCATTCAGCAACCTTTTGAACTGAAAAAACTGCCAAGCGGAATCGAAATCTGTGAAATACAGTTGTATCATTTAGCCAATAATATCAAAAATGTTACTGTAGATCAGGCTATTGAGGATTACTTGCCTGCTATAAATGACGTCCTTCAAGGAGTTGACAGAGAGGAACTTATCAAAAAAATGGTGGCTGTGGAATTCAACCGATTCTTCAATTATTACAAAAATTCAAAGGATTTGAACAGTTCGGAAGAAAAAGATTCCAGCTCCAACAATAACGAAGTTCGATTTTTTATAAATGTTGGTGAAAGAGATGGTTACGATTGGAAAACTTTGAAAGACTTCCTGAAAGCAACCCTTGATTTAGGAAAAGATGACGTTTTCAAAGTAGATGTAAAAAATAGTTTTTCTTTTTTCAATACTGAGGCAGAAAACACTGATTTAGTGATGAATACATTCAATGATTTTCAGATGGATGGTCGCTTTATCAATGTAGAAATTTCTTCAAAGCAAGAAGGAAAAGAACGAAACAGAAAAGGTCAAAGAGAGAAAAGCAGAGATTCAAAAAACAGAAAACGCAATGGAAAATCTCGTTCTTCTTTTGAAAAACAATCTCCGAAAGGAAAAAGAGAACAAAAAACCTCTCAAGCCTTTGAAAAAGCATTCAATAAAAGGAAAAGACGAAAATAG
- a CDS encoding YifB family Mg chelatase-like AAA ATPase: protein MLVKIYGSAVFGVEATTITIEVNIDKGVGYHLVGLPDVAIKESSYRIGAALQNNGYKIPGKKITINMAPADMRKEGSAYDLSFAIGILAANGQVQSDDLEKYIIMGELSLDGSLQPIKGALPIAIQARKEGFKGFILPAQNAKEAAIVDNLEVYGVENIKDVIDFFNGEKTLEKTEIDTRKEFFKNLDFPEFDFADVKGQESIKRCMEIAAAGGHNIILIGPPGSGKTMLAKRLPSILPPMTLHEALETTKIHSVVGRIKDSGLMSHRPFRSPHHTISDVALVGGGAYPQPGEISLAHNGVLFLDELPEFKRSVLEVMRQPLEDREVTISRAKFSVTYPASFMLVASMNPSPSGYFNDPDAPVTSTPAEMQRYLSKISGPLLDRIDIHIEVNPVPFEKLSCEQKAESSNIIRQRVIEARNIQTERFKEYPNIHYNAQMNTKQIRKYCKLDEASLELLKNAMQRLNLSARAYDRILKVARTIADLEKSESVKQHHIGEAIQYRSLDREGWLG from the coding sequence ATGCTTGTAAAAATATACGGAAGTGCCGTTTTTGGAGTAGAAGCCACCACCATCACCATTGAGGTAAACATCGACAAAGGAGTTGGTTATCATTTGGTAGGCTTACCCGATGTTGCCATTAAGGAAAGTAGTTACCGCATTGGGGCAGCTTTGCAAAACAACGGCTATAAAATTCCGGGCAAAAAAATCACCATCAATATGGCTCCTGCCGATATGCGTAAGGAAGGTTCGGCATACGATTTGAGCTTTGCTATCGGGATTTTAGCAGCTAACGGACAAGTTCAATCGGATGATTTAGAGAAGTATATCATTATGGGAGAACTCTCCTTGGACGGAAGTTTGCAACCTATAAAAGGAGCTCTACCCATTGCCATACAAGCTCGAAAAGAGGGTTTTAAAGGCTTTATCCTGCCGGCTCAAAACGCAAAAGAAGCTGCCATAGTTGATAATTTGGAGGTTTATGGAGTTGAAAATATCAAAGACGTTATTGATTTTTTCAATGGAGAAAAAACACTTGAAAAAACGGAAATCGACACTCGAAAAGAATTCTTCAAGAATTTAGATTTCCCCGAATTTGACTTTGCCGATGTAAAGGGGCAAGAATCCATAAAACGATGTATGGAAATTGCGGCAGCAGGCGGGCATAACATTATTTTGATTGGTCCTCCGGGTTCTGGTAAAACAATGTTAGCCAAACGTTTACCCAGCATTCTTCCGCCAATGACCTTGCACGAAGCACTCGAAACTACAAAAATACACAGCGTTGTTGGGCGTATAAAAGACAGCGGACTGATGAGTCATCGTCCGTTTCGTAGTCCGCATCACACCATTTCGGACGTGGCATTAGTGGGTGGTGGAGCTTATCCGCAACCAGGCGAAATTTCATTGGCCCATAACGGAGTGCTTTTTCTTGATGAACTTCCTGAATTTAAGCGTTCCGTTTTGGAAGTGATGCGTCAGCCCTTGGAAGACAGAGAAGTAACCATATCACGAGCTAAATTTTCTGTTACGTATCCTGCTTCGTTTATGTTGGTGGCGAGTATGAATCCCAGTCCAAGTGGTTATTTTAACGACCCCGATGCTCCCGTAACTTCAACACCTGCCGAAATGCAACGTTATTTAAGTAAAATTTCAGGACCTTTATTAGACCGAATTGATATTCATATTGAAGTAAATCCTGTTCCTTTCGAAAAACTTTCGTGCGAGCAAAAAGCCGAAAGCAGTAACATTATCCGCCAGCGAGTGATTGAAGCAAGAAATATTCAGACTGAGCGATTTAAAGAATACCCAAACATTCATTACAATGCCCAAATGAATACCAAACAAATCCGAAAGTATTGCAAATTAGACGAGGCTTCGTTGGAACTTCTCAAAAATGCAATGCAGCGGCTGAATCTTTCCGCACGTGCTTACGACCGAATTTTAAAAGTAGCCCGCACCATTGCCGACTTGGAAAAGTCTGAAAGCGTGAAGCAACACCATATCGGGGAGGCAATTCAATACCGAAGTTTGGACAGAGAAGGCTGGCTGGGATAA
- the lpxK gene encoding tetraacyldisaccharide 4'-kinase produces the protein MIQFLRYLLFPISILYGMVIRLRHLAFDYGIFDSVTFNVPTICVGNLSVGGTGKTPMVEYLIRKLKSEKRVGVVSRGYKRKTKGFVLASKNSTVFDLGDEPFQFWRKFPEIVLAVDSDRVRGVGELLKLKNAPEIILLDDAFQHRKIKAQKNVLLTSYNSLYSDDYLLPTGDLRDVVSRAKKADVIVVTKCPTDISEKKRKEITEKLQKNEKQKVVFATISYSEKIYSQKEVIDLQDFLKTPFVLVTGIANPLPLIQFLDDNQANYKHLEFPDHHNFSTSEIEKLKKESRILTTEKDFVRLQNQLPEIHYLPIETEFITKSDEDIFWEILES, from the coding sequence ATGATACAATTTTTACGCTACTTACTTTTTCCAATTTCCATTTTATACGGAATGGTAATCCGTTTGCGTCATTTAGCATTCGATTACGGAATATTTGATTCTGTAACATTCAATGTGCCAACCATTTGTGTTGGAAATTTGAGCGTTGGAGGCACCGGGAAAACCCCAATGGTAGAATATTTGATACGTAAACTCAAATCCGAAAAAAGAGTGGGAGTTGTTAGTCGTGGGTACAAACGTAAAACAAAAGGTTTTGTATTGGCGAGTAAAAATTCAACAGTTTTTGATTTGGGAGATGAGCCATTTCAGTTTTGGAGAAAATTTCCTGAAATTGTTTTAGCAGTTGATTCTGATAGAGTTAGAGGAGTTGGGGAATTATTGAAATTGAAAAATGCTCCTGAAATTATTTTGCTTGATGATGCTTTTCAACATAGGAAAATAAAGGCTCAAAAAAATGTATTATTAACTTCTTATAACAGCTTATATTCAGACGATTATCTTCTTCCAACGGGAGATTTGAGAGATGTCGTTTCAAGAGCTAAAAAAGCGGATGTAATTGTTGTTACTAAATGTCCGACCGATATTTCAGAAAAAAAACGTAAAGAAATCACGGAAAAATTACAAAAAAACGAAAAACAAAAGGTAGTTTTTGCAACTATTTCCTATTCTGAGAAAATTTATTCACAAAAAGAAGTAATTGATTTACAGGATTTTTTGAAAACACCTTTTGTACTTGTTACTGGAATTGCAAATCCTCTTCCGTTAATTCAATTTTTAGATGATAATCAGGCTAATTACAAGCATTTGGAATTTCCTGATCATCATAATTTTAGCACTTCGGAAATAGAAAAACTTAAGAAAGAGTCGCGAATATTAACCACAGAAAAAGACTTTGTACGTTTGCAAAATCAACTTCCTGAGATTCACTATCTTCCCATAGAAACCGAATTTATAACCAAATCAGATGAAGATATTTTTTGGGAAATATTGGAAAGTTAA
- a CDS encoding DUF2853 family protein → MSKRDELIELYAKDLKEKCGVTPDLDFLKKVTVGLGPSIYNADASTVAGSDKTELDRVKQNFLIKKLGLKDGPELDSAIESVIETYGKSNKSKYRAVIYYLLAKHFKKEGVYEK, encoded by the coding sequence ATGAGTAAAAGAGACGAACTTATTGAATTGTATGCCAAAGACTTAAAAGAGAAATGTGGAGTAACTCCCGATTTAGATTTCTTAAAAAAAGTAACAGTTGGTTTAGGTCCTTCAATCTACAACGCTGATGCTTCAACAGTTGCAGGTTCAGACAAAACGGAATTAGACCGTGTAAAACAAAATTTTTTGATTAAAAAACTTGGCTTAAAAGACGGTCCGGAATTGGATAGTGCTATTGAATCCGTAATCGAAACTTACGGAAAATCAAACAAGAGTAAATACCGTGCGGTTATTTACTACTTATTGGCAAAACATTTCAAAAAAGAAGGAGTTTACGAAAAGTAA
- a CDS encoding biotin--[acetyl-CoA-carboxylase] ligase, translating to MNIIKLETIDSTNNYLKKLANSEENLPNFLTVWTPNQTNGVGQYGAKWVTESYKNLTFSVLFLHKKFELERYFLLNMLTAIVVAQTIEKMQIPNVKIKWPNDILLEKHKIGGILIENVIRGTNVEKSIIGIGLNVNQTDFSDLPKASSLQNITQKEFDIEVIMKSILRNLQKEFLNLEELQFADIYPIYKKYLFQLDKISAFRPKEGKDFSGIIRGVLPSGELLVETENDEIKQFALKEIQLLY from the coding sequence ATGAATATTATTAAGCTCGAGACAATAGATTCTACAAATAATTATCTAAAAAAATTAGCAAATTCGGAGGAAAATTTGCCGAATTTCTTAACTGTTTGGACTCCAAATCAAACCAATGGAGTGGGGCAGTACGGTGCTAAGTGGGTGACGGAATCGTACAAGAATTTGACTTTCAGTGTTTTATTTTTACACAAAAAATTTGAATTGGAGCGATATTTCTTGCTGAATATGCTCACGGCAATTGTGGTTGCACAAACCATTGAAAAAATGCAAATTCCGAATGTAAAAATAAAATGGCCTAATGATATTTTGTTAGAAAAGCATAAAATAGGAGGAATTTTAATTGAAAATGTGATTAGAGGCACGAATGTAGAAAAAAGTATCATAGGCATAGGTTTGAATGTTAATCAAACAGATTTTTCGGACTTGCCAAAGGCTTCTTCTCTTCAAAATATCACTCAAAAAGAATTTGATATAGAGGTAATTATGAAATCCATTCTTCGTAATTTACAGAAAGAATTTTTGAATTTGGAGGAGCTACAATTTGCAGATATTTACCCGATTTACAAAAAATATCTTTTTCAGTTAGATAAAATTTCTGCTTTTCGCCCAAAGGAAGGAAAAGATTTTTCGGGAATCATACGAGGTGTGTTGCCTTCAGGAGAACTTCTTGTTGAAACAGAAAACGACGAAATCAAACAATTTGCTTTAAAAGAAATACAGTTATTGTATTGA
- the ligA gene encoding NAD-dependent DNA ligase LigA: MKTKIEQLRTELNQHNYNYYILDNPTISDYEFDLKLKELQDLERNHPEFYDENSPTVRVGGTITKNFKTIVHEFRMYSLDNSYSKEDLEDWEKRVIKAIGTDKIAFACELKYDGASVSLHYENGKLVQATTRGDGFQGDEITANVRTIRSVPLQLQGDYPEKFHIRGEIILPKKGFEQMNKERVEAGEDPYMNPRNTASGSLKLQDTAEVAKRPLDCLLYSLIGNTGISTQYEGLQKAREWGFKVPKESKLCHSTQEVMDFVNYWDEHRHDLPYEIDGVVVKVNNIQQQEELGYTSKSPRWAIAYKFKAEQVDTILESISYQVGRTGAITPVANLKPVLLAGTIVKRASLHNADQIAKLDVRVGDSVYVEKGGEIIPKIVGVNLEKRPENSNPTIYISNCPECGTDLIRNEGEAQHYCPNTNTCPPQITGKIQHFISRKAMDIEGLGGETVELLFREGLIKNYADLYEITVPQLLPLERMAEKSAENMVKGIEKSKEIPFERVLFALGIRYVGETVAKKLARHYKSIENLQKATLEELTEVDEIGNRIAESVISFFNNTQNQLLIERLKHHGLQFSLSEENMQNQTDKLKGLTIVVSGVFQIFSRDELKNLIEQNGGKVGSSISSKTSYIIVGDNMGPSKKEKAEKLGIPMISETDFQQMIEVQ; this comes from the coding sequence ATAAAAACGAAAATTGAGCAACTCAGAACGGAACTCAATCAACATAACTACAACTATTATATTTTAGATAATCCAACCATTTCTGACTATGAATTTGACCTGAAATTAAAGGAATTACAGGATTTAGAGAGAAATCACCCAGAGTTTTATGACGAAAATTCTCCGACAGTTCGGGTGGGCGGAACAATTACCAAAAATTTTAAAACCATTGTACACGAGTTTCGGATGTATTCGCTTGATAATTCGTACTCTAAAGAAGATTTGGAAGATTGGGAAAAACGAGTTATCAAAGCCATCGGAACTGACAAAATCGCTTTCGCTTGTGAGTTGAAGTACGACGGAGCATCGGTGAGCTTACATTACGAAAACGGAAAATTAGTGCAGGCAACCACACGCGGAGATGGTTTTCAAGGTGATGAAATCACGGCTAACGTTCGGACTATCAGAAGTGTACCTTTGCAATTGCAAGGCGATTATCCTGAAAAGTTTCATATTCGTGGAGAAATCATTTTACCAAAAAAAGGTTTCGAACAAATGAACAAAGAGCGTGTGGAGGCTGGGGAAGACCCATATATGAACCCTCGAAACACCGCCAGCGGAAGCCTTAAATTACAAGATACGGCAGAAGTAGCCAAACGCCCACTAGATTGTTTGCTTTATTCCCTAATCGGAAATACCGGAATATCAACACAATACGAAGGTTTGCAAAAGGCACGTGAATGGGGATTTAAAGTTCCTAAAGAATCCAAATTATGCCATTCTACTCAAGAGGTAATGGATTTTGTAAATTATTGGGACGAGCACCGTCACGATTTACCCTATGAAATTGACGGAGTGGTAGTAAAAGTAAATAACATTCAACAACAAGAAGAGTTAGGATATACCTCAAAATCACCACGTTGGGCAATTGCCTACAAATTCAAAGCCGAACAGGTAGATACAATTTTGGAAAGCATTTCCTATCAGGTAGGACGCACGGGAGCTATCACTCCGGTTGCTAATCTCAAACCTGTTTTACTGGCGGGAACCATCGTAAAACGGGCTTCACTACATAATGCAGACCAAATCGCAAAGCTGGACGTTCGTGTTGGCGACTCGGTTTATGTGGAAAAAGGAGGTGAAATTATCCCAAAAATTGTGGGCGTAAACCTTGAAAAACGCCCTGAAAACTCTAATCCAACTATCTATATATCAAACTGTCCTGAATGCGGAACGGATTTAATTCGCAATGAAGGCGAAGCACAACACTACTGCCCTAATACAAATACTTGTCCGCCTCAGATTACAGGAAAAATACAACATTTCATCTCCCGAAAAGCGATGGATATCGAAGGTTTGGGCGGAGAAACGGTGGAATTGCTTTTCCGAGAAGGACTTATAAAAAATTATGCGGATTTGTATGAAATTACCGTTCCGCAATTGTTGCCTTTGGAACGTATGGCTGAAAAAAGTGCGGAAAATATGGTAAAAGGCATTGAAAAATCAAAAGAAATTCCGTTTGAACGTGTACTTTTTGCCCTTGGAATACGCTATGTGGGAGAAACCGTAGCAAAAAAATTAGCACGCCATTATAAAAGTATTGAAAACTTGCAAAAAGCTACTTTGGAGGAACTTACAGAAGTAGATGAAATTGGGAATCGCATTGCGGAAAGTGTAATTTCTTTCTTTAATAACACACAAAATCAACTACTTATAGAACGATTAAAACATCACGGATTGCAGTTCTCTCTTTCCGAGGAAAATATGCAAAATCAAACGGATAAACTTAAAGGATTAACCATCGTAGTTTCAGGAGTTTTTCAAATTTTCTCACGTGACGAGTTAAAAAATTTAATCGAACAAAACGGAGGAAAAGTAGGTTCATCTATCTCATCTAAAACAAGTTACATAATTGTAGGAGATAATATGGGACCAAGCAAGAAAGAAAAAGCTGAAAAATTAGGTATTCCAATGATTAGTGAAACCGATTTTCAGCAAATGATTGAAGTTCAATAA
- a CDS encoding carboxypeptidase-like regulatory domain-containing protein, protein MKKILFILTIVFVHLATAQETEVQGNVFSVHTNKPIPNVHILNLNKVRGTTTDNDGNFSIRAAINDTLYFSFLGHKSMKVQVTNDMLKFSGTKIGMTELAYALEEVVITPYKLTGFLDIDAKNVPINENKRYSISGLEIGYESRGSSGAVGRVISSIFNPVDLLYRTFSSKGREMRKLQKMREDNQLSDLLATRYDRETLLELLQIDRNELEEVIRSCNYSNDFIMSANDLQILEAISSCYEEYRVLNRKKK, encoded by the coding sequence ATGAAGAAAATACTATTTATACTAACAATTGTATTTGTTCATCTTGCAACCGCTCAAGAAACTGAAGTTCAAGGAAATGTATTTAGTGTGCATACAAATAAACCAATTCCTAACGTGCATATTTTAAACCTAAATAAGGTTAGAGGAACAACTACGGATAACGACGGAAATTTCAGCATTCGTGCTGCGATAAATGATACCTTGTATTTTTCTTTTTTAGGACACAAATCAATGAAAGTGCAAGTAACCAACGATATGCTTAAGTTTTCGGGTACAAAAATTGGAATGACAGAACTTGCGTACGCTTTGGAAGAAGTAGTCATAACTCCCTATAAATTAACTGGTTTCTTGGATATTGACGCAAAAAATGTTCCTATAAACGAGAATAAGCGTTATAGTATTTCAGGGTTAGAAATCGGTTACGAAAGCCGAGGAAGTTCGGGTGCTGTGGGGCGTGTTATTAGTTCCATCTTCAATCCTGTTGATTTGCTTTACCGAACATTCAGCTCGAAGGGAAGAGAAATGCGGAAACTCCAAAAAATGCGGGAAGACAACCAATTGAGCGACCTTCTTGCCACAAGATACGACCGAGAAACGCTTCTGGAACTTCTGCAAATAGACCGAAATGAGCTTGAAGAAGTTATTCGTTCGTGCAACTATTCCAATGATTTCATAATGTCAGCCAATGATTTACAGATACTTGAGGCAATCAGTAGTTGCTATGAAGAATATCGGGTATTAAACCGAAAAAAGAAATAA
- the menD gene encoding 2-succinyl-5-enolpyruvyl-6-hydroxy-3-cyclohexene-1-carboxylic-acid synthase — protein MKRPAIELAQMVILACKAKNIKHIVISPGSRNAPLTIGFSNDSYFTCYSIVDERCAAFFALGIAQQTKHPVAVVCTSGSALLNYYPAVSEAFYSDIPLIVISADRPLDKIDIGDGQTIRQQNVFANHSAYNANLSDKKFSSKSNEYELNRALNTAIERQAPVHINVPFEEPLYLTTEESFSFENQPIEKQKPYINPNQKADFIKNWNQSSKKMVLVGVLAPNSLEEKYVNLLADDPSVLVLTETTSNLHNENFIPYIDKLLTFTEKDEKLKEELRPELLLTFGGLVVSKKIKQFLRKFQPKFHYHIDLQKGYDSYFCLTNHFQTDMNFFFDDLSFELRKNNSEYKSKWLKINEEIHKKHLEYISEIPYSDLKIYKLIFSKIPKNQLVQLSNSSTVRYAQLFKLDPSWKIFCNRGTSGIDGSVSTAIGAAVGSESPTLLITGDLSFFYDSNGLWNKYIPKNFRIILINNQGGGIFRILPGDKSDKNFEIYFETPHQLTAEHLCKMYGWNYSQTNDLASLEVELQAFFDNSERPKLLEISTPRLENDKVLLNYFHFLKN, from the coding sequence ATGAAGCGACCCGCCATAGAACTTGCACAAATGGTAATTCTGGCTTGCAAAGCAAAAAATATAAAGCATATTGTAATATCACCAGGTTCAAGAAATGCTCCCTTAACCATCGGATTTTCAAACGATTCCTATTTCACGTGTTATAGCATTGTTGATGAGCGTTGTGCCGCATTTTTTGCATTGGGAATTGCACAACAGACAAAACATCCCGTGGCGGTAGTTTGCACTTCCGGTTCAGCTTTACTGAATTACTATCCTGCTGTGAGTGAGGCTTTTTACAGTGATATTCCCTTGATTGTGATTTCTGCTGATCGACCTTTGGACAAAATCGATATCGGAGATGGGCAAACTATCCGTCAGCAAAATGTTTTTGCCAATCATAGTGCTTATAATGCCAATCTGTCAGATAAGAAATTTAGCAGTAAAAGCAATGAATATGAACTAAATAGAGCTTTAAATACAGCCATAGAACGCCAAGCTCCCGTGCATATAAACGTTCCTTTTGAAGAACCTTTGTATTTAACCACAGAAGAATCATTTTCTTTTGAAAATCAGCCTATTGAAAAACAAAAGCCTTACATAAATCCGAACCAAAAAGCAGATTTTATTAAAAATTGGAATCAATCATCGAAGAAAATGGTTTTGGTCGGGGTTTTAGCTCCTAACAGTCTGGAAGAGAAATATGTAAATCTTTTAGCTGATGACCCTTCTGTTTTGGTTTTAACTGAAACAACTTCAAATCTTCATAACGAAAATTTCATTCCTTATATCGATAAGTTATTGACTTTCACAGAAAAAGATGAAAAACTAAAAGAAGAACTACGTCCTGAGTTGTTACTTACTTTTGGAGGTTTGGTTGTCTCAAAAAAAATAAAACAATTTTTGCGGAAATTTCAGCCTAAATTCCACTATCATATTGATTTACAGAAGGGATATGATTCATATTTTTGCTTGACAAACCATTTTCAAACAGATATGAATTTCTTTTTTGACGACTTGAGTTTTGAATTACGAAAAAATAATTCAGAATATAAAAGTAAATGGCTCAAAATCAATGAAGAAATCCATAAAAAACATTTGGAATATATTTCCGAAATCCCGTATTCTGACTTAAAAATATACAAACTAATTTTTAGTAAAATCCCTAAAAATCAATTAGTTCAATTGAGTAACAGCTCCACAGTTCGTTATGCACAACTTTTTAAATTAGACCCTTCTTGGAAGATTTTTTGTAACCGAGGAACAAGCGGAATTGACGGAAGCGTATCTACCGCCATTGGTGCCGCAGTAGGAAGCGAATCCCCTACTCTACTGATTACCGGAGACTTAAGTTTCTTTTATGACAGCAACGGACTTTGGAACAAATACATTCCGAAAAATTTTCGTATTATACTGATTAACAACCAAGGAGGAGGGATTTTTAGAATTTTACCAGGCGATAAATCCGACAAAAATTTTGAAATATATTTTGAAACGCCTCACCAACTCACTGCGGAACATCTCTGCAAAATGTACGGATGGAACTACTCTCAAACGAATGATTTAGCATCGCTTGAAGTTGAATTACAAGCCTTTTTTGACAATTCTGAACGTCCGAAATTATTGGAAATCAGCACACCTCGCTTGGAAAACGATAAAGTTTTGTTAAACTACTTTCATTTCTTGAAAAATTGA